From the genome of Chania multitudinisentens RB-25, one region includes:
- the mpl gene encoding UDP-N-acetylmuramate:L-alanyl-gamma-D-glutamyl-meso-diaminopimelate ligase, with amino-acid sequence MRIHILGICGTFMGGLAMLARSLGHEVTGSDANVYPPMSTLLEKQGIELIQGYDPAQLEPKPDLVIIGNAMIRGNPCVEAVLELGIPYVSGPQWLHDQVLRDRWVLAVAGTHGKTTTAGMVTWILEACGYQPGFVIGGVPGNFDVSARLGSSPFFVIEADEYDCAFFDKRSKFVHYSPRTLVMNNLEFDHADIFDDLKAIQKQFHHLVRLVPGKGKIILPDNDAHLKQVIAMGCWSEQELVGDEGAWRAHKLAPDASHYEVFLDGEKVGEVNWALVGEHNMHNGLMAIAAARHVGVQPVDACRALGDFINARRRLELRGEANGVTVYDDFAHHPTAILATLAALRSKVGGTARILAVLEPRSNTMKMGISKNELAPSLGRADEVFLFQPHHIPWLVGEVADACVQPAHWHADLDTLVEMIVKTAQPGDHILVMSNGSFGGIHNKLLAALANKAEPKDVY; translated from the coding sequence ATGCGCATACATATTCTTGGGATCTGCGGCACTTTTATGGGTGGGTTGGCGATGTTGGCGCGTTCGCTAGGGCATGAGGTGACTGGCTCTGATGCTAACGTTTACCCTCCGATGAGCACGTTGCTGGAAAAACAGGGGATCGAACTGATCCAGGGGTATGACCCGGCACAGCTGGAACCCAAGCCGGACTTGGTGATTATCGGCAATGCAATGATCCGTGGAAACCCTTGTGTAGAAGCCGTGTTGGAATTAGGGATTCCATACGTTTCCGGCCCGCAGTGGCTACATGATCAAGTGCTGCGCGATCGCTGGGTGTTGGCGGTGGCTGGTACGCACGGTAAAACCACCACCGCTGGGATGGTCACCTGGATCTTGGAGGCTTGTGGCTACCAGCCGGGCTTCGTGATCGGCGGCGTGCCGGGCAACTTTGATGTTTCTGCCCGCCTTGGTAGCAGCCCGTTCTTTGTGATTGAGGCTGATGAGTACGATTGTGCCTTTTTTGACAAGCGTTCCAAGTTTGTGCATTACAGCCCACGTACGCTGGTGATGAATAACTTGGAGTTTGACCATGCGGATATTTTTGACGATCTGAAAGCCATCCAGAAACAGTTCCACCATCTGGTGCGCCTGGTGCCGGGGAAAGGCAAAATTATTTTGCCGGATAACGATGCGCATCTGAAACAGGTGATAGCGATGGGGTGCTGGAGCGAACAGGAGCTGGTGGGTGACGAAGGGGCCTGGCGTGCGCACAAGCTGGCCCCGGATGCCAGCCATTATGAGGTTTTCCTCGATGGCGAGAAGGTAGGTGAGGTTAACTGGGCGTTGGTAGGTGAACACAATATGCACAATGGCCTGATGGCTATCGCCGCTGCTCGTCACGTGGGGGTGCAGCCCGTGGATGCTTGTCGTGCATTAGGTGATTTCATCAACGCTCGTCGTCGCCTGGAATTACGTGGCGAAGCCAATGGCGTAACGGTTTATGATGATTTTGCTCATCATCCTACCGCCATTCTTGCCACGCTGGCCGCGCTGCGTAGCAAGGTAGGAGGCACCGCGCGTATTCTGGCCGTATTAGAGCCTCGATCCAATACCATGAAAATGGGGATCAGCAAAAATGAGCTGGCTCCTTCGCTTGGCCGTGCCGATGAAGTGTTCCTGTTTCAGCCTCATCATATTCCCTGGTTGGTGGGGGAAGTTGCTGATGCCTGTGTGCAGCCAGCACATTGGCATGCCGATCTTGATACGCTGGTGGAGATGATTGTCAAAACGGCACAACCGGG
- the fbp gene encoding class 1 fructose-bisphosphatase has product MKTLGEFIVEKQHDFSHATGELTALLSAIKLGAKIIHRDINKAGLVDILGTSGISNVQGEVQMKLDLFANEKLKAALKARGEVAGIASEEEDDIVIFEGERAETGKYVVLMDPLDGSSNIDVNVSVGTIFSIYRRITPIGTPVTEEDFLQPGSAQVAAGYVVYGSSTMLVYTTGYGVHAFTYDPSLGVFCLSHEKVRYPEKACMYSINEGNYIKFPLGVKKYIKYCQEQDEATMRPYTSRYIGSLVADFHRNLLKGGIYIYPSTASHPQGKLRLLYECNPMAFLAEQAGGKASDGKRRILDIMPEKLHQRAPFFVGTKSMVEDAERFIADFPDE; this is encoded by the coding sequence ATGAAAACGTTAGGCGAATTTATCGTCGAGAAACAGCACGACTTCTCTCACGCCACCGGCGAGCTAACCGCGCTACTTTCCGCAATTAAACTGGGTGCCAAAATCATCCACCGGGATATCAACAAAGCAGGTCTGGTTGATATTCTGGGGACCAGTGGCATTTCTAACGTACAGGGCGAAGTTCAGATGAAACTGGACTTATTCGCCAATGAAAAACTGAAAGCTGCTCTGAAAGCACGCGGCGAAGTTGCGGGTATCGCTTCCGAAGAAGAAGACGATATCGTGATATTCGAAGGTGAGCGGGCCGAAACCGGCAAGTATGTGGTGCTGATGGACCCGTTGGATGGCTCATCCAACATTGACGTCAACGTCTCAGTCGGTACGATTTTCTCTATCTATCGCCGCATTACTCCGATTGGCACGCCTGTCACTGAAGAAGATTTCCTTCAGCCAGGCAGCGCCCAGGTTGCTGCTGGCTACGTGGTGTATGGTTCATCCACCATGTTGGTGTATACCACTGGTTATGGCGTGCATGCTTTTACTTACGATCCGTCTCTAGGGGTGTTCTGCCTCTCTCACGAGAAAGTGCGTTATCCAGAAAAAGCCTGCATGTATTCCATCAACGAAGGCAACTACATCAAGTTCCCGCTTGGCGTGAAGAAATACATCAAATACTGCCAAGAGCAGGATGAAGCGACCATGCGTCCGTATACCTCACGCTATATCGGTTCACTGGTTGCCGACTTCCACCGCAACCTGCTGAAAGGCGGCATCTACATTTATCCAAGCACCGCCAGCCATCCACAAGGCAAGCTGCGCCTGTTGTATGAATGCAACCCGATGGCATTCCTGGCTGAACAGGCCGGGGGAAAAGCCAGCGACGGCAAAAGACGCATTCTGGACATCATGCCGGAAAAACTGCATCAGCGTGCTCCGTTCTTTGTCGGCACCAAATCAATGGTAGAGGACGCAGAACGCTTTATCGCTGATTTCCCAGACGAATAA
- a CDS encoding tyrosine-protein phosphatase → MQRSRKNKISYRVCLLAASAVLIFSQAVNATVSGLPQNYHQVSLDLYRSSQPDLMQMKALENSGIKTVLSLRQWNDDDGEAKGTNLVLRRVKMNAAVINDDLVVNALREIRFAQKPVLVHCWHGSDRTGLIVAMYRLVFQHAAKVDVLAELRKPEYGYHESYYGGIARYVRDVDVSQIQQRVFGAPAG, encoded by the coding sequence ATGCAGCGAAGCCGAAAAAATAAAATATCTTATCGAGTGTGTTTACTGGCAGCCTCTGCTGTCTTGATATTTAGCCAAGCCGTTAACGCTACGGTTTCCGGTCTGCCGCAAAACTACCATCAGGTTTCCTTGGATTTGTATCGTTCTTCTCAGCCTGATCTGATGCAGATGAAGGCGCTGGAAAACAGCGGTATCAAAACGGTTCTCAGCCTGCGCCAGTGGAATGATGATGACGGTGAAGCCAAAGGGACAAACTTGGTGCTGCGCCGGGTGAAAATGAATGCTGCCGTTATCAATGACGATCTGGTGGTGAATGCGTTACGGGAAATTCGCTTTGCGCAGAAACCGGTCTTGGTCCATTGCTGGCACGGCAGCGATCGTACCGGGCTGATTGTGGCCATGTATCGGTTGGTGTTTCAACATGCGGCTAAAGTGGATGTACTGGCTGAACTGAGGAAGCCAGAATATGGTTATCACGAAAGCTACTACGGCGGTATTGCGCGTTATGTGCGCGATGTTGATGTTAGCCAGATACAACAACGTGTATTCGGTGCGCCAGCGGGCTAA
- the ppa gene encoding inorganic diphosphatase gives MSLNLVPAGKDLPEDIYVVIEIPANADPIKYEINKETGALFVDRFMSTAMFYPCNYGYINHTLSLDGDPVDVLVPTPYPLQPGSVIRCRPVGVLKMTDEAGEDAKLVAVPHSKLTKEYDHIKDVNDLPELLKAQITHFFEHYKDLEKGKWVKVDGWADAAAAKAEIVASFERAKK, from the coding sequence ATGAGCTTGAATCTGGTCCCTGCTGGCAAAGACCTGCCGGAAGACATCTACGTCGTTATCGAAATCCCGGCGAACGCCGACCCAATCAAATATGAGATCAACAAAGAAACCGGCGCGTTATTCGTTGATCGTTTCATGTCTACCGCGATGTTCTATCCGTGCAACTATGGTTACATCAACCATACCCTGTCATTGGACGGTGACCCGGTTGACGTATTAGTGCCCACTCCATATCCGCTGCAACCTGGCTCAGTGATCCGCTGCCGCCCGGTTGGTGTGCTGAAAATGACAGACGAAGCCGGTGAAGATGCGAAACTGGTTGCAGTGCCGCACAGCAAACTGACCAAAGAATACGATCACATAAAAGATGTGAACGATCTGCCTGAGCTGCTAAAAGCGCAGATTACTCACTTCTTTGAGCACTACAAAGATCTGGAAAAAGGCAAATGGGTGAAAGTGGATGGCTGGGCAGATGCCGCTGCCGCTAAGGCTGAAATCGTCGCCTCTTTCGAACGAGCCAAGAAATAA
- a CDS encoding gamma-glutamylcyclotransferase family protein, giving the protein MRIIVYGSLRRKQGNSHWMTNAQWLGEHELEGYQIYNLGHYPAAIPGEGTIHCEVYRINSSILAELDELKSNTKDYKRELIQTPYGSAWIYLYKHSVENFPRIECGDWLNRLDEQP; this is encoded by the coding sequence ATGCGAATAATTGTCTACGGCAGTTTACGCCGCAAACAGGGAAATAGTCATTGGATGACTAACGCCCAATGGTTGGGTGAACATGAGCTTGAAGGCTATCAGATTTATAATCTGGGCCATTACCCAGCGGCGATCCCTGGAGAGGGAACGATACATTGTGAAGTGTATCGTATTAACTCATCGATTCTGGCAGAGCTGGATGAATTAAAAAGTAATACCAAAGACTATAAGCGCGAACTGATTCAGACGCCTTATGGTAGTGCGTGGATCTACCTGTATAAACACAGCGTAGAGAATTTTCCACGGATCGAATGCGGTGACTGGCTGAATCGCCTTGACGAACAGCCATAA
- the tamB gene encoding autotransporter assembly complex protein TamB has translation MSLVKKICLGFLILLLLLVGTVAFLLGTTTGLHMVINGAVRWVPGLEIASVSGGWRDLTLKGVQYRMPGVAVNAGQFHLSLDLSCLKRSSLCINALTAQDVDVVVKTAELPPAAPVTETSEPLTELSTPYPITLRLLALNNVKVSVDDTAISLGEFRSGARWQQRALTLLPTSIDSLLVALPKTPVNPLPEAVSAPESPPEEKPLAETLQALFNKPLLPDLPEIHLPLDITAEQINGEQLRLTGDNDVSITHLLLQLSSQAQHIQLDSFNVASPQGTLSAKGQATLSGSWPVDMTINSALNIEPLKGEKLKLNLGGALREELKVALNLSGPVSAQLDVQTQLATAGLPLALTLQSQRLKWPLTGEAQYQANDFRLRLNGKAADYALSMRANLQGQELPPAVMTLDGKGNLEQFRLERLRVAALQGNADLTALVDWQKAISWTSQLTLNGINTAKQWPEWPARLDGNITTRGSLHGGSWQLQVPVLQLDGNVKQNQVSARGSFSGNAAGQWRVPGIELALGRNTLSAKGQLDEKNWNLDANIDAPRLDGALPGLGGTVRGQLRLRGNLQAPQLLADLTALGLQWQALHINRVKVDGDVRSAEQIQGQLTVRVEQLKQDALQVNLLTLDARGSERQHRLQLNIEGSPVSGQLQLNGGFDRQQQRWRGDLSHTQFDTPVGEWRLTRSITLDYLNAQQRVSVGPHCWVNPNAELCVPRTIDAGASGQASVVLNRFDLAMIKPFLGPETALSGVFSGRAEVSWQPGGALPQARVSLVGNSVKVVQQMQGAALPIAFETLNFNAGLNNGRMQADWLIKLVNNGQFNGNIQITDPQVRRNISGNVNITNISLALLQPILTQGEKASGVLNANLQLGGNAHNPLVFGRLALDRAVITGHWMPFDMTEGRLAVNFNGMTSTLEGLLGTTHGQLNLVGDADWRDIDAWRARIAAKGNQLRVTIPPMVRIDVSPDLVFEATPQLFSLNGSVDIPWARITVQELPESAVGVSRDEVMLDNQLRPIQPATAAIPINSNLTVRIGNDVRLDAFGLKAMLRGNLRVVQDRNGLGLNGQIDIPSGRFHAYGQDLIVRKGQLLFSGPPDQPLLNIEAIRNPDATQDGVTAGVRVTGMADAPRLEVFSDPTLSQQEALSYLLRGQGLGSSGADGNAMTSMLIGMGVAQSGQLVGKIGEAFGVSNLALDTEGVGDSSQVVVSGYVLPGLQVKYGVGIFDSLATLTLRYRLMPRLYLEAVSGIDQALDVLYQFEF, from the coding sequence ATGAGCCTAGTGAAAAAGATTTGCCTGGGATTTTTGATCCTGTTGCTGCTGTTGGTGGGAACCGTGGCCTTCCTGCTAGGCACTACCACTGGCTTGCATATGGTGATCAACGGTGCGGTGCGTTGGGTGCCAGGGCTGGAAATCGCCTCGGTCAGCGGCGGTTGGCGTGATTTGACGCTGAAAGGTGTGCAATACCGGATGCCAGGGGTAGCGGTTAACGCTGGGCAATTCCACCTGTCGCTTGATCTTTCCTGCCTGAAACGCAGTTCACTGTGTATCAATGCGTTGACTGCCCAGGATGTGGATGTGGTGGTGAAAACCGCCGAATTGCCTCCTGCTGCACCGGTAACTGAAACCAGTGAACCGCTTACCGAGCTCAGTACGCCGTATCCGATCACATTGCGTCTGTTAGCCTTGAATAACGTGAAGGTCAGCGTGGACGATACCGCGATTTCGCTTGGAGAATTCCGCAGCGGCGCACGGTGGCAGCAACGGGCGTTAACTTTGTTGCCAACCTCAATCGACTCTTTGCTGGTTGCCTTGCCAAAAACGCCGGTGAATCCATTACCCGAAGCGGTTTCTGCACCGGAATCGCCGCCGGAAGAAAAGCCGCTGGCGGAAACGCTGCAAGCATTGTTTAACAAACCCTTGTTACCTGATTTACCAGAAATTCATTTGCCACTGGATATCACTGCCGAGCAAATCAACGGTGAGCAGTTGCGGTTGACCGGTGATAACGACGTGTCGATCACCCATTTGCTGCTGCAACTGAGCTCTCAGGCGCAGCATATTCAACTGGATAGTTTCAACGTGGCATCGCCACAGGGGACGCTTTCGGCTAAGGGCCAGGCGACGCTGAGCGGCAGTTGGCCCGTTGATATGACGATTAACAGTGCGTTGAATATCGAACCGCTGAAAGGCGAGAAATTGAAGCTTAATCTTGGTGGCGCGCTGCGTGAAGAATTAAAGGTGGCGCTTAATCTCTCTGGTCCGGTCAGCGCGCAGCTTGATGTGCAAACCCAACTGGCTACTGCTGGGTTGCCGCTGGCCCTGACGCTGCAAAGCCAACGGCTGAAATGGCCGTTGACCGGGGAAGCACAGTATCAGGCGAATGACTTCCGCCTGCGCCTCAACGGCAAAGCGGCTGATTATGCGCTGTCGATGCGCGCTAATCTCCAGGGCCAGGAACTGCCGCCAGCGGTGATGACGCTGGATGGCAAAGGTAATCTGGAACAGTTCCGGCTCGAACGTTTGCGCGTGGCGGCGTTGCAGGGCAATGCCGATCTCACCGCGCTGGTGGATTGGCAAAAAGCCATCAGTTGGACATCACAATTAACGCTCAACGGCATCAACACCGCCAAGCAATGGCCGGAGTGGCCAGCACGGCTGGATGGCAACATCACCACCCGAGGCAGTTTGCACGGCGGCAGTTGGCAATTGCAGGTGCCGGTATTGCAGCTTGATGGCAATGTGAAGCAAAACCAAGTCTCGGCGCGTGGCTCTTTCAGCGGTAATGCGGCTGGGCAGTGGCGGGTTCCCGGTATTGAACTGGCATTGGGGCGCAATACGCTCAGTGCCAAAGGCCAACTCGATGAGAAAAACTGGAATCTGGATGCCAATATTGATGCACCGCGTCTGGATGGTGCCCTGCCAGGATTGGGGGGAACGGTAAGGGGCCAACTCAGGTTACGTGGCAACCTACAAGCACCACAACTGTTGGCGGATCTGACCGCGCTTGGTCTGCAATGGCAGGCGTTGCATATCAATCGGGTCAAGGTGGACGGCGATGTGCGTTCCGCAGAACAGATCCAAGGGCAGTTGACCGTGCGGGTTGAACAACTGAAACAGGATGCATTACAGGTCAACCTGTTGACGTTAGATGCCAGGGGCAGCGAGCGCCAACACCGGTTACAGCTGAACATTGAAGGCTCGCCGGTTTCCGGCCAGCTTCAGCTGAATGGGGGTTTTGATCGCCAGCAGCAGCGTTGGCGTGGCGATCTCAGCCATACCCAGTTCGACACGCCTGTCGGTGAATGGCGTTTGACCCGCTCCATCACGCTGGATTATCTGAATGCACAGCAGAGAGTCAGCGTTGGGCCGCATTGTTGGGTTAACCCTAATGCTGAGCTGTGCGTGCCAAGAACCATTGACGCTGGAGCCAGTGGTCAAGCCAGCGTGGTGCTCAACCGTTTTGATCTGGCAATGATTAAGCCGTTCCTGGGCCCGGAAACCGCGCTGAGTGGCGTATTCAGTGGCCGGGCAGAGGTCAGTTGGCAACCAGGGGGGGCGTTGCCGCAGGCAAGAGTCTCGCTGGTGGGCAACAGCGTGAAAGTGGTGCAGCAGATGCAGGGGGCCGCGTTGCCGATTGCGTTTGAGACGCTCAATTTCAATGCGGGGTTGAACAATGGCCGGATGCAGGCTGACTGGCTGATCAAGTTGGTCAATAACGGGCAGTTCAACGGCAATATTCAGATCACCGACCCACAGGTACGCCGTAATATCAGCGGTAATGTGAATATCACCAATATCTCGCTGGCGTTGCTGCAACCGATATTGACGCAGGGCGAGAAAGCCTCAGGGGTGTTGAATGCCAATTTGCAATTGGGGGGGAACGCACATAACCCGCTGGTGTTTGGCCGCCTGGCGTTGGATAGGGCCGTCATCACCGGCCACTGGATGCCGTTTGATATGACCGAAGGCCGCCTGGCGGTGAATTTCAACGGTATGACCTCAACGTTAGAAGGCCTGCTCGGTACCACTCATGGGCAACTGAATCTGGTGGGTGATGCAGACTGGCGCGATATCGATGCTTGGCGAGCGCGCATTGCAGCCAAAGGCAATCAGTTACGGGTGACGATCCCACCGATGGTGCGCATTGATGTTTCACCGGATCTGGTGTTTGAAGCTACACCGCAGCTGTTTTCACTTAACGGTTCGGTTGATATTCCATGGGCACGCATCACGGTGCAGGAATTGCCGGAAAGTGCAGTAGGTGTTTCACGTGATGAAGTGATGCTCGATAATCAGCTGAGGCCGATTCAACCGGCAACGGCGGCGATCCCGATTAACAGTAACCTGACGGTGCGTATTGGCAACGACGTGCGCTTGGATGCCTTTGGCCTGAAAGCCATGCTGCGCGGTAACCTGAGGGTGGTGCAGGATAGAAATGGGCTGGGCCTGAATGGGCAGATTGACATCCCTTCGGGGCGTTTCCACGCTTATGGGCAGGATCTGATCGTGCGCAAAGGCCAGTTACTGTTCTCCGGCCCGCCCGATCAGCCGTTGCTGAATATTGAAGCGATCCGTAACCCGGATGCAACCCAGGATGGTGTGACCGCAGGGGTGCGGGTGACCGGCATGGCGGATGCGCCGAGGTTGGAAGTGTTCTCTGACCCGACATTATCTCAACAGGAAGCGTTATCGTACCTGCTGCGTGGCCAGGGGTTGGGCAGTTCTGGTGCGGATGGCAACGCCATGACTTCAATGTTAATTGGTATGGGGGTTGCACAAAGTGGTCAACTTGTGGGTAAAATCGGCGAGGCGTTTGGCGTAAGTAATTTGGCCCTTGATACCGAGGGAGTCGGTGACAGCTCTCAGGTAGTAGTGAGCGGCTATGTTCTCCCTGGCTTACAAGTAAAATATGGGGTGGGGATATTCGACTCATTGGCCACGCTGACGTTGCGATACCGCCTGATGCCTAGGTTGTATCTGGAAGCGGTGTCTGGTATTGACCAGGCATTGGATGTGCTCTATCAGTTTGAGTTTTGA
- the tamA gene encoding autotransporter assembly complex protein TamA: MPRYRVLCVLCMLFAAPAVFAANVRLQVQGLSGELERNVRVRLSGITQEEVSAEGRFRARVDAAIRQGLRPLGYYHPTIDFTLDDRPTLSRPVLYAKVNPGEPVRLAGANISLEGGAQTDEDYLNLVRNNRPTVGEILHHGKYDSFRNSLTGLALRKGYFDAEMVKSQLGVADELHQAFWDIDFNSGQRYHFGKVRFQGSQIREDYLQNLLPFRQGDYYSSDDLAELNRRLSATNWFNSVVVSPDFHDAKESRVLPLDALVTPRNSNIIEMGGGFSTDIGPRVRGTWRKPWLNDRGHSLTTSASISAPEQQLDLTYRIPLLRSPLEQYYLLQAGFKREDLNDTESDSTKMVVSRNWDLSSGWQRALTLSWRLDHFTQARVTNTTMLLYPGATINRTRARGGLMPVWGDSQRYSLDVSDTTWGSDVDFALMQAQNVWIRSLAEKHRFVARGQVGWIETNDFDRVPPDLRFFAGGDRSIRGYKFRSISPRDDSGKLTGASKMLTGSLEYQYNVTGRWWGAMFVDSGEAVNDIRERDIKTGAGVGVRWQSPVGPVKLDIAAPIGDQETHGVQFYIGLGPEL; this comes from the coding sequence GTGCCACGATACCGTGTCCTTTGCGTTTTATGTATGTTGTTCGCGGCGCCAGCGGTGTTTGCGGCGAATGTGCGGCTACAGGTTCAAGGCCTGAGTGGGGAGTTGGAAAGAAACGTCCGTGTGCGCCTGTCGGGGATCACGCAGGAAGAAGTCAGTGCCGAAGGGCGGTTTCGCGCTCGGGTGGATGCGGCTATCCGCCAGGGCCTGCGGCCATTGGGATACTATCATCCGACCATTGATTTCACACTGGATGATCGCCCGACGTTGTCGCGCCCGGTACTGTATGCCAAGGTTAATCCCGGTGAACCGGTACGCCTTGCCGGCGCCAATATCAGCCTGGAAGGCGGTGCGCAAACGGATGAAGACTATCTCAATCTGGTCAGGAATAATCGCCCGACGGTGGGTGAGATCCTGCACCACGGTAAATACGACAGCTTTAGAAACTCGCTGACTGGCCTGGCCTTGCGCAAAGGTTACTTTGATGCGGAAATGGTTAAAAGCCAGTTGGGTGTGGCAGATGAATTACATCAGGCATTCTGGGATATCGACTTCAACAGCGGCCAGCGTTACCACTTCGGCAAGGTAAGGTTTCAAGGCTCGCAAATCCGTGAGGATTACTTGCAAAATCTGTTGCCCTTTCGGCAGGGAGACTATTACAGCTCGGACGATCTCGCTGAGCTGAACCGCCGTTTATCCGCCACCAACTGGTTTAACTCGGTGGTGGTGTCCCCTGATTTTCACGATGCCAAAGAGAGCCGGGTTTTACCGCTAGATGCGCTGGTGACGCCGCGTAACAGTAATATTATAGAGATGGGGGGCGGTTTCTCTACCGATATCGGCCCGCGTGTGCGCGGCACCTGGCGCAAGCCGTGGCTGAATGACCGTGGTCACAGCCTGACAACCAGCGCCAGTATTTCAGCACCGGAACAGCAGCTGGATCTGACCTACCGTATTCCTTTACTGAGAAGCCCACTTGAACAGTATTATCTGTTACAGGCGGGTTTTAAACGTGAAGACCTGAACGACACCGAATCCGACAGTACCAAAATGGTGGTTTCACGCAACTGGGATCTCTCCAGCGGTTGGCAGCGGGCATTAACATTAAGCTGGCGTTTGGACCACTTTACGCAAGCCAGAGTAACCAACACCACGATGCTGCTTTATCCCGGTGCCACGATTAACCGCACGCGGGCACGCGGAGGGCTGATGCCGGTCTGGGGGGATAGCCAACGGTACTCTCTGGATGTTTCCGATACCACCTGGGGTTCTGACGTTGATTTTGCATTGATGCAGGCACAAAACGTTTGGATCCGCAGCCTGGCGGAGAAGCACCGCTTTGTCGCTCGTGGCCAGGTAGGGTGGATTGAAACCAATGACTTTGATCGGGTGCCGCCAGATTTGCGTTTCTTTGCCGGGGGCGATCGCAGCATCCGTGGTTATAAATTCAGGAGCATTTCTCCGCGTGATGACAGCGGTAAGCTGACCGGAGCCTCCAAAATGCTGACGGGTTCACTGGAATACCAATATAACGTGACGGGGCGTTGGTGGGGGGCGATGTTTGTTGACTCAGGGGAGGCGGTTAACGATATCAGAGAGCGTGATATCAAAACCGGTGCAGGCGTTGGCGTGCGCTGGCAGTCGCCGGTAGGGCCGGTGAAACTGGATATTGCGGCCCCGATTGGGGATCAAGAAACCCATGGGGTACAGTTTTATATCGGTTTGGGGCCTGAACTATGA
- the msrA gene encoding peptide-methionine (S)-S-oxide reductase MsrA — MQSFDKSHSVDKASALPGRTTPIPIAAINVVTHHSMTHVPSGMEVAIFGMGCFWGVERLYWQQPGVYSTAAGYSGGYTPNPTYREVCSGQTGHAEVVRVVFNPSITSYTHLLQVFWENHDPAQGMRQGGDIGTQYRSAIYGLSPEQLAEAERSLQRFQQAMTAANDRRTITTEIAPAQPFYYAEDDHQQYLHKNPAGYCGLGGIGVCLPPQG; from the coding sequence GTGCAATCTTTTGATAAATCTCACTCTGTCGATAAGGCAAGCGCGCTGCCTGGCCGCACCACGCCAATTCCCATTGCGGCAATCAACGTGGTAACCCACCATTCAATGACTCATGTGCCAAGCGGTATGGAAGTGGCCATTTTCGGCATGGGCTGCTTCTGGGGGGTGGAACGGTTGTACTGGCAACAACCGGGAGTTTACAGCACCGCAGCGGGTTACAGCGGGGGATACACGCCAAATCCAACCTACCGTGAAGTATGTAGCGGCCAAACCGGCCATGCCGAAGTGGTGCGTGTCGTATTCAATCCCAGCATCACCAGTTACACGCATCTGCTACAGGTATTCTGGGAAAACCACGATCCGGCCCAGGGAATGCGCCAGGGTGGGGATATCGGTACGCAATATCGTTCCGCTATCTACGGCTTATCGCCGGAGCAGTTGGCAGAAGCGGAACGCAGCCTGCAACGCTTCCAACAAGCGATGACGGCGGCGAATGACCGACGCACCATTACCACGGAAATTGCGCCAGCCCAACCGTTCTATTACGCTGAGGACGATCACCAGCAATATCTGCACAAAAATCCAGCGGGTTATTGCGGCCTGGGTGGGATCGGAGTTTGCCTGCCACCGCAGGGTTAA